The stretch of DNA TTGTCACGACCCGTACCCGCTCAACGGAGCAACGGACAAGGAGCCCCCATGCGCACCCCCGCACAGCGCGCCCTCAAGGCGGGCGCGGCCCTGGCCCTCGCGGCGGGCGGCCTGTTCGCCGCCTCTCCCCTGCTCACCGCGGAGACCGCCGCGGCCTCCCCGGCCGCCGGCCAGTCCCCCGAGACCGCCGCCGAAGGGCAGTGGCTCACCGGCTACTGGCAGAACTTCGACAACGGCGCCCCGGTGATGCCGCTGTCCGAGGTGCCGGCGGAGTACAACATGATCGCCGTCGCCTTCGCCGACAACCTCGACGGCACCCCCGGGGGGATCACCTTCAACCTGGCCTCCGACGAGCTCGGCGGCTACACCGAGGAGCAGTTCAAGGCCGACATCGCCGAGGTGCGGTCCCAGGGCCGCAAGGTGGTCATCTCGGTCGGCGGCGAGCTCGGCCACGTCGACGTCACCAACCCCGAGCAGGCCGCCGGGTTCGCCGCCAGCGCCCACGACCTGATGGAGGAGTACGGCTTCGACGGCGTCGACATCGACCTGGAGCACGGCATCAACGCGCAGTACATGGAGGAGGCCCTGCGCGACCTGCACCAGCGCGCCGGCGGCGACCTGGTGGTGACCATGGCGCCGCAGACGGTCGACTTCCAGTCGCCGAGCGCCGGCTACTACCAGCTGGCCGAGGCCATCCCGGACATCCTCACCATCATCAACATGCAGTACTACAACTCCGGGTCGATGCTCGGCTGCGACGACCAGGTCTACGAGCAGGGCACGGTCGACTTCGTCACCGCGCAGGCCTGCATCCAGCTGGAGCTCGGCCTCGAACCGGGCCAGGTCGGCCTGGGCCTGCCCGCCACCCCGCAGGCCGCCGGCGGCGGCCACCAGCCCCCGGGCAACGTGGTGTCCGCACTGAACTGCCTGGAGGAGGGCACCGACTGCGGCTCGTTCACCCCCGAGCAGCCCTACGGCCCGATCGGCGGCGCGATGACCTGGTCCATCAACTGGGACGCGAGCAACGGCTACGAGTTCGCCCAGACCGTCGGCGGCCGGCTGGGCACCGGCTGACCTGCCCGGCGGGGCGCCGGACGGCACCGTCCGGCGCCCGGCCGGCGGGCACGGCCCCGCCCCACTCCGACGCGGCGCCCCGGTCCGCCTCCGGGACCCTCCTCCGGCCGGGGCGCCGCCCCTCCCGCGGCCCCGCCGCCCCCTACACCAGGGGGAGGCGGGGCCGCCGCACGCTCGCCGCGACCCCGTCGCTCGCCTCGGCGGCCCGGCGGCGCTCCTCGGGCACCTCGCCGTAGAGGGTGGTGCGCTGGCGCAGCGGCCGGCCGACCGGCTCCACCAGGGCGCGGATGTCGCTGATCGTCTTGTAGGAGCCGTTCCCCGAGCCCGCCATCCTGCTGATGGTCTCCTCCATCAGGGTGCCACCGACGTCGTTGACGCCGCCGCGGAGCAGCGTCCGGCAGGTCTCCTCGGCCAGCTTCACCCAGGAGCACTGGATGTTGCCGACCGCGCCGTGCAGCAGCAGCCGGGCCAGCGCGTGCACCGCCCGGTTCTCCCGCTCGGTCGGCCCGGTGCGGGCCAGGCCGGCCAGGTAGATCGGGGCACCGGTGTGCACGAACGGCAGCAGCACGAACTCGGTGAACCCGGGGCGGCCGTTGCGCTCCAGGGACCGCTCCTGCAGCGAGCGGATCAGCCGGATGTGCGCCACCCAGTGCTCCGGGGCGTCCACGTGGCCGTACATCATCGTGGAGGTGGTGGGGATGCCCAGGTCGTGCGCGGTGGTGATCACCTCGATCCACTGCGCGGCGGGCAGCTTGCCCTTGGTCAGCACCCAGCGGACGTCGTCGTCCAGGATCTCCGCGGCGGTGCCCGGGATCGAGTCCAGCCCGGCCTCGCGCGCCCGCACCAGCCACTCGCGCACCGGCAGGTCGGTGCGGGCCGCCCCGTTGGCCACCTCCATCGGGCTGAACGCGTGCACGTGCATCCCGGGCACCCGCTCCTTGACCGCGCGGGCGATGTCGAAGTAGGCGGTGCCGGGCAGGTCCGGGTGGATGCCGCCCTGCATGCACACCTCGCCGGCGCCGGCCCGCCAGGCCTCCTCGGCCCGGTCGGCCACCTGGTCCAGGGAGAGGGTGTAGGCGTCGGCGTCCGTGCGGCGCTGGGCGAACGCGCAGAACCGGCAGCCGGTGTAGCAGACGTTGGTGAAGTTGATGTTCCGGGTGACCACGAAGGTGACGTCGTCGCCGACCGCGTCGCGGCGCACCCCGTCGGCGATCCGGGCCAGCTCCTCCAGGTCCGCCCCGTCCGCGCCGAGCAGCGCCAGCGCCTGGGCGTCGGTCAGCCCCGCCGGGTCGCGCTCGGCGGCGCGCAGCGCGGCGCGCACCTCCGGGTCGCCGGCGGGCAGCGGCGGCGCCGCGCCCCGCGGCGCCCGCTCGGCCAGCGCGCCCCAGTCGCCGTAGACCGCGTCGAAGTCGCCGCGCCGCTGCTGGGCGCGGCCCTCGGTGTCGACCGCGGTGTGCAGGTCGGTGCGGCCGGCGGCGGCGAACCCGGCCTCCGGCTCCTGCCAGGGGCGGCCGCGCACCTCGGCGCCGGGCCGGGCCAGCCCGGTGGCCGGGTCGGCGAGCGCGGCGACGTGCCCGGCCAGCCGCGGGTCCAGCCAGGGCTCCCCGGCGCGCACGTACTCCGGGTAGGCGGTGAGCCGCTCGCGCAGCTCGAACCCGGCCGCGGCGGTGTGCCGGGCCAGCTCCTCCACCTGCGGCCAGGGCCGCTCCGGGCTGACGTGGTCGGGGGTGACCGGGGAGACGCCGCCCCAGTCGTCGATCCCGGCCCGCAGCATCAGCCCGTACTCGTCGCCGATCAGGTTGGGCGGGGCCTGCACCCGCGCCCCCGGCCCCATCACCAGCCGGGTGACGGCGACCGCGGCGGCCAGCTCCTCCGGCCCGGCGTCGGGGCGGTGCATCATCGCGGTCCCGGGCTTGGCCCGGAAGTTCTGCACGATGACCTCCTGGATCGCGCCGTAGCGGCGGTGCGCGGCGCGCAGCGCGAAGATCGAGTCGGCCCGCTCGGCCATGGTCTCGCCGATCCCGATCAGGATGCCGGTGGTGAAGGGGACCGAGCAGCGGCCGGCGTCCTCCAGCACCCGCAGCCGCACCTGCGGGTCCTTGTCCGGGCTGCCGTAGTGCGCCTGGCCGGGATCGGTGAACAGCCGCCGCGAGGTGGTCTCCAGCATCATCCCCATGGACGGCGCGACGGGTTTGAGCCGCTGGAAGCCGGACCAGTCCAGCACGCCCGGGTTGACGTGCGGGAGCAGGCCGGTCTCCTCCAGCACCAGGACGGCCATCGCGCGCAGGTAGGACAGGGTGTCGTCGTAGCCGCGCCGGTCCAGCCAGTCGCGGGCCGCCGCCCACCGGTCCTCCGGCCGGTCGCCGAGGGTGAACAGCGCCTCCTTGCAGCCGGCCCGGGCGCCCCGGCGGGCGATCTCCAGCACCTCGTCCGGGGAGAGGAAGGGGGCCTCCACCCGCCCCGGGACGGTGGCGAAGGTGCAGTAGTGGCAGCGGTCCCGGCAGAGCCGGCTCAGCGGGATGAACACGTTTCGGCTGTAGGTGACGGCGCCGGGCCGGCCGGCCGCTTCCAGCCCGGCGTCGCGCACCCGGCCGGCCGGCTCCAGCAGGGCCTCCAGGTCGGCGCCGCGGGCGTGCAGCAGCACCTCCGCCTCGGCCGGGTCGAGGGCCTTGCCCGCGCGGGCGCGGGCCAGCGCCCGGCGCATCGCCGTCGGTGTGGGGGCGGGACCGGTCATCGAGACACCTCCGCTGGCTCGGCCTGATCGGGCGGGGGAATGCTACAGCTCCGCTCCGTGACCGCCCGGTTCTAGGCCCCTCCCCGCGCGTTGATCCCGGCGCCGCCGCCGTGAGCACCGAGGGGGCCCGCGAGAGGGAGGCGGGGCGGTGGCGGGCCGTGCGCCGCCCCCTCTGCCCCGCCGTCCCGGTTGCGGGGGGTGGGCGGTGTGCCGTCTTCGACGACATCGGGCCCGGCCTCGTCGCCTCTGCCCGGACCGCCGGAGGCGACCGCGCCCCCGGGAAGCGGGAAGGGACCGGGAAAGGACGGCGATGCGGAGCCCGACGCAGGTCGGCTTCGCCGCGGGCGGGCGGAGAGCGCGAGGCGGCCGCACCGGGCGACCGCCCGCATGCCCGGCGGTCTCCGAGGCGGCGGCGATGCCGGGATCAACGCGGGGGGGGAGGGTCAGCGCAGCACCGGGAAGTGCCTGCGGAAACGGCTGCCCCAGCCCCGGGCGGCCCGGCGGCCGGAGAGGAAGCGCTCCCACCGGCGGACGATGTCGTCCATCCCGTAGTCGGCGGCGGAGCGGAGCGCCTCGGCGGCCATCTGCTCGCGCAGCGGCCGGTCCTCCACCAGGCGCAGCAGCGCCGCGCCGAGGGCGTCGACGTCCTGGTCGGGCACGAGCAGCCCGTTGCGGCCGTCCTCGATGATCTCCCGCGGGCCGTGCGGGCAGTCGAAGCTCACCGCGGGGACCCCCACCGAGAAGCCCTCGATGATGGTCATGCCGAACCCCTCCACCCGGGAGCTGACCGCCAGCAGCGACGCCTTGGCGAGCTCCCCGGTGATGTCCTTGGTCCGGCCCATCAGGTGCACCTGGTTGCTCAGCCCCTGCTCCACGATGGTGCGGCGCAGCTTCTCCTCCTCCTTGCCGCTGCCGTAGATGCGCAGCCGCCAGTCCGGGTGCTTCTCGGCCACCGCGGAGAACGCCTTCAGCAGCTTGGGGTACTGCTTGATCGGGGAGAGCCGCCCCGCGGCGGCGATGATCGGGTTGTCCTGGGTGGAGCGGGGGACCTCGCGCTGCGGCAGCGGGTTGGGCAGCACCGCCTGCCAGTCGCCGGAGTCGCCGAGCAGCTTCCTGTAGGCGCGCCGGTCGGCCTCGGTGAGCACGGTGGTGCCGTCCAGCCGCGGGTAGAGCCGGGCGATGGCGTCGCGCACCTCGGGCTTGTGCTCGCCCAGGTTGACGTGCTCCTGGCCGATGGCGATCAGCCGCCGCGGCGCCCAGGCCGCGAGCAGCAGGTTGATGCCGGGGCGGGTGCCCACCACCACGTCGGCGTCGGTGGTCTCCAGGTAGCGGCGGAGGCCGGCGACGGCCGGCGGGGTGAAGCTCTTGTTCCTGCGGCGCTCGGCCTCGGGGATGATCCGCTCGGCCCGGCGCGCCCAGCGCTGCTCCCGGGCGCTCAGCCCCGGGGCGCGGCCCTCTGCGGCGGCCTGCTCGGCGCGCGCGCCGGCGTCGGCCAGCGGGCGCAGCCCCACGCCAGGGGGGACGTCGAAGAACGGCTCCTCCCGGTGCCGGGCCAGGCTGACCACCTCGACCTCGTTCCGGGCGGCGAGCCCTTCGGCGATGTTGTACACGGTGCGGACGGTGCCGCCCATGCCGTAGGCGTTGGCGATGACGAAGGCGATCTTCACCGGTGGCTCCCGGCCTCGACGGCGAGCAGGGAGAGGTCGTCCTGCACGGTGTAGTAGGGCTGGACCAGCACCCGGGCGGGGCCGCCGTCCAGCTCCGCCTCGGGGAAGGCCGTCTTGCGCTTCTTGCCGACCACGTCGTCGGCGCGCGAGCCGAGCCGCAGTTCCTCGCCGGTGCCGGGCACGCGCAGCCACAGGTCCCACTCGTTGTGCGGGCGCTCCGGGCGGTGCGCCGCGGCCAGCGGGGCGAGCGGGAGCTCGCAGCGGAACGCGCGGCCGTCCAGCTCCGCCGGGGCGGTCAGCTCGCCGTCCAGGTCGCGCTGGCGGGCGATGAGCAGCCCGGAGGCGTCCTGCGGGTCCGGCGTGTAGGCCAGCACACCGGAGATCGCGACCCGGTCGGCGTCCAGCCGGACCCGGGCGACCTCGGCGTAGGGCGAGGCCGAGGAGGAGCGGAGCAGCAGCCGGCCCTGCTCGTCGCGGAGCGCGCGCAGCACCCGCCGGCGCGGGCGCTCCAGATAGGCGAACCGGTCCGCCAGGTGCAGGCCGGGGTCGGTGGTGGCGACCGCGCCGGAGCGGCCCTCGCGGTCGGTCCAGAGCACCTCCCAGGCCCCGTCGGCGATGGGCAGGCCGGACAGCCCTGCGGTGATCCGCCGCCCTGAGCGGCGCACCTCGGTGATCGGGATCCGCGTGCCCGGCGCCTGTTCGGCGCCGTCGCCCCCGCGGCGGCGCAGCGCCAGGCCGACCTCGCCGCCGGGCTCCCCGCCCGCGGCCGCGATGCGCAGCTCCAGCACGTCCGCGGCATCGATCCGATTCATTTCCGCCTGCACCCCGGAAACCCCCGTCCGTTCCCTCGCGGCCCCGGGCCCGGTGCATTCCGCTCCAGGGCCCCGCGGGTCCGCCTCATTGCGCCGGCCTCCCCCCGAAGACGGCGTCCTTCCTTCTCTGGCGGCCACCGGAGCGGGACGGAGAATCGGCTGGTCCGCAGAGAATCAGGACGCACGCTACCGATCCCCGGTTAAAGAGGGCGTAACACATCGTGCGTAGCCTTGGGGACACGCGTCACATTTCACCGCAGGACGGGCATCGGCGGGTTAGGGTTGTCAGCCGTCTTTGCGGGCGTGCACCAGCACGATGCTGCCCCGGTCGTCGGGGGCGCCGCGGTCACTCAGCGCCACCAGCGGGATCAGCGGCGCGGCGGCGTTGAATCCGAACCGCCCGCCGTGCGCGGACAGGGTCAGGTAGGTGCGCTCGGCCAGCCGGGAGCGGAACTGGTAGGTGTGCTCGCGCACGGTCAGGCCGCGCTCGGCGAGCAGCCCGCCCAGCGTCTCGTGGGTGTAGGTGCGGCGCACATGGTAGCGGCGCCGGTGCGCCTCGAACAGGTGCGGCCACTCGCCACGCCGGGACAGGCAGTCCGCCGACATCACCAGCCGGCCGCTGGGCTTGAGCACCCGGGCCATCTCGTCCAGGGCCGCCGGGCCGTCGGCGAAGTGCTCGATGGCGCAGACCGACATCACCGCGTCGACCGAGGCGTCCCGGAGCGGCAGCCGCAGGGCGTCGCCCTCCAGCAGGCCGGGGGCGCTGCTCAGCCGGGCGCCGCGCACCATCTTGGCCCGGGCCAGGTCCAGCGAGACGGCGCGGGCGCCGCGCTTGCGGGCCTCGCCCGCCCAGTACCCGTCCCCGCCGGCCACGTCCAGCACGACCTGCCCGGCCAGGTCCGGGCCGAGCCAGCGCAGCAGCGTGGACGCCTCCCGCTGGCGGCAGACGTGGATGCGGTGTCCGGCGAAGGCTACGGCGTCGTTGATCCCCACCCGAACGAACTTACATGCGGGGCGCTCCGGCGTCAGCGCCCTGTCAGCGGCCCGA from Nocardiopsis composta encodes:
- a CDS encoding chitinase, which gives rise to MRTPAQRALKAGAALALAAGGLFAASPLLTAETAAASPAAGQSPETAAEGQWLTGYWQNFDNGAPVMPLSEVPAEYNMIAVAFADNLDGTPGGITFNLASDELGGYTEEQFKADIAEVRSQGRKVVISVGGELGHVDVTNPEQAAGFAASAHDLMEEYGFDGVDIDLEHGINAQYMEEALRDLHQRAGGDLVVTMAPQTVDFQSPSAGYYQLAEAIPDILTIINMQYYNSGSMLGCDDQVYEQGTVDFVTAQACIQLELGLEPGQVGLGLPATPQAAGGGHQPPGNVVSALNCLEEGTDCGSFTPEQPYGPIGGAMTWSINWDASNGYEFAQTVGGRLGTG
- a CDS encoding bifunctional FO biosynthesis protein CofGH, which gives rise to MTGPAPTPTAMRRALARARAGKALDPAEAEVLLHARGADLEALLEPAGRVRDAGLEAAGRPGAVTYSRNVFIPLSRLCRDRCHYCTFATVPGRVEAPFLSPDEVLEIARRGARAGCKEALFTLGDRPEDRWAAARDWLDRRGYDDTLSYLRAMAVLVLEETGLLPHVNPGVLDWSGFQRLKPVAPSMGMMLETTSRRLFTDPGQAHYGSPDKDPQVRLRVLEDAGRCSVPFTTGILIGIGETMAERADSIFALRAAHRRYGAIQEVIVQNFRAKPGTAMMHRPDAGPEELAAAVAVTRLVMGPGARVQAPPNLIGDEYGLMLRAGIDDWGGVSPVTPDHVSPERPWPQVEELARHTAAAGFELRERLTAYPEYVRAGEPWLDPRLAGHVAALADPATGLARPGAEVRGRPWQEPEAGFAAAGRTDLHTAVDTEGRAQQRRGDFDAVYGDWGALAERAPRGAAPPLPAGDPEVRAALRAAERDPAGLTDAQALALLGADGADLEELARIADGVRRDAVGDDVTFVVTRNINFTNVCYTGCRFCAFAQRRTDADAYTLSLDQVADRAEEAWRAGAGEVCMQGGIHPDLPGTAYFDIARAVKERVPGMHVHAFSPMEVANGAARTDLPVREWLVRAREAGLDSIPGTAAEILDDDVRWVLTKGKLPAAQWIEVITTAHDLGIPTTSTMMYGHVDAPEHWVAHIRLIRSLQERSLERNGRPGFTEFVLLPFVHTGAPIYLAGLARTGPTERENRAVHALARLLLHGAVGNIQCSWVKLAEETCRTLLRGGVNDVGGTLMEETISRMAGSGNGSYKTISDIRALVEPVGRPLRQRTTLYGEVPEERRRAAEASDGVAASVRRPRLPLV
- a CDS encoding glycosyltransferase family 4 protein, with translation MKIAFVIANAYGMGGTVRTVYNIAEGLAARNEVEVVSLARHREEPFFDVPPGVGLRPLADAGARAEQAAAEGRAPGLSAREQRWARRAERIIPEAERRRNKSFTPPAVAGLRRYLETTDADVVVGTRPGINLLLAAWAPRRLIAIGQEHVNLGEHKPEVRDAIARLYPRLDGTTVLTEADRRAYRKLLGDSGDWQAVLPNPLPQREVPRSTQDNPIIAAAGRLSPIKQYPKLLKAFSAVAEKHPDWRLRIYGSGKEEEKLRRTIVEQGLSNQVHLMGRTKDITGELAKASLLAVSSRVEGFGMTIIEGFSVGVPAVSFDCPHGPREIIEDGRNGLLVPDQDVDALGAALLRLVEDRPLREQMAAEALRSAADYGMDDIVRRWERFLSGRRAARGWGSRFRRHFPVLR
- a CDS encoding class I SAM-dependent methyltransferase; the protein is MGINDAVAFAGHRIHVCRQREASTLLRWLGPDLAGQVVLDVAGGDGYWAGEARKRGARAVSLDLARAKMVRGARLSSAPGLLEGDALRLPLRDASVDAVMSVCAIEHFADGPAALDEMARVLKPSGRLVMSADCLSRRGEWPHLFEAHRRRYHVRRTYTHETLGGLLAERGLTVREHTYQFRSRLAERTYLTLSAHGGRFGFNAAAPLIPLVALSDRGAPDDRGSIVLVHARKDG